Proteins found in one Limnobaculum xujianqingii genomic segment:
- the secE gene encoding preprotein translocase subunit SecE, whose translation MSANTEAQAGGRGLEIVKWLIVAALLLTAIVGNYIYRGYSLPIRAIAVVAIIGIAFVIALFTVKGKATVEFARAARIEMKKVIWPTRQEALQTTLIVAAVTVVMSLILWGLDGILVRLVSFITGLRF comes from the coding sequence ATGAGTGCGAATACCGAAGCTCAAGCAGGCGGGCGCGGACTAGAAATAGTTAAATGGCTGATTGTTGCTGCATTATTGCTCACTGCTATTGTAGGTAATTATATCTATCGTGGATATAGTTTACCGATACGTGCAATTGCGGTTGTAGCGATTATTGGCATTGCTTTTGTGATTGCGTTGTTTACCGTTAAAGGTAAAGCAACCGTCGAATTTGCGCGCGCTGCACGCATTGAAATGAAAAAAGTAATTTGGCCTACACGTCAGGAAGCGCTGCAAACAACGTTGATCGTTGCGGCGGTGACTGTTGTTATGTCACTGATTCTATGGGGGCTGGATGGTATTCTGGTCCGTTTGGTCTCATTTATAACTGGCCTGAGGTTCTAA
- the tuf gene encoding elongation factor Tu, producing MSKEKFERTKPHVNVGTIGHVDHGKTTLTAAITNVLAKTYGGQARAFDQIDNAPEEKARGITINTSHVEYDTPSRHYAHVDCPGHADYVKNMITGAAQMDGAILVVAATDGPMPQTREHILLGRQVGVPYIIVFLNKCDMVDDEELLELVEMEVRELLSQYDFPGDDTPVIRGSALKALEGDAAWEAKIIELAEALDSYIPEPERAIDKPFLLPIEDVFSISGRGTVVTGRVERGIVKVGEAVEIVGIKETTQTTCTGVEMFRKLLDEGRAGENVGVLLRGTKREEIERGQVLAKPGTINPHTQFVSEVYILSKDEGGRHTPFFKGYRPQFYFRTTDVTGTIELPEGVEMVMPGDNIQMTVTLIAPIAMDEGLRFAIREGGRTVGAGVVAKIIK from the coding sequence ATGTCTAAAGAAAAATTTGAACGTACAAAACCGCACGTAAACGTCGGTACTATCGGCCACGTTGACCACGGTAAAACAACTCTGACAGCAGCTATCACCAACGTATTAGCAAAAACTTACGGTGGTCAGGCTCGTGCATTCGATCAAATCGATAACGCACCAGAAGAAAAAGCTCGTGGTATTACCATCAACACTTCTCACGTAGAATACGACACCCCAAGCCGTCACTATGCACACGTTGACTGCCCGGGACACGCCGACTACGTTAAGAACATGATCACTGGTGCTGCTCAAATGGACGGCGCTATTCTGGTAGTAGCTGCAACTGACGGCCCAATGCCACAAACTCGTGAGCACATCCTGTTAGGTCGCCAGGTAGGCGTTCCTTACATCATCGTGTTCCTGAACAAGTGTGACATGGTTGATGACGAAGAACTGTTAGAATTAGTTGAAATGGAAGTTCGTGAGCTTCTGTCTCAGTACGATTTCCCAGGTGATGATACTCCGGTAATCCGTGGTTCAGCTCTGAAAGCGCTGGAAGGCGACGCAGCATGGGAAGCAAAAATCATCGAATTAGCAGAAGCACTGGATTCTTATATCCCAGAGCCAGAGCGTGCAATTGATAAGCCGTTCCTGCTGCCAATCGAAGACGTATTCTCTATCTCTGGCCGTGGTACAGTAGTAACCGGTCGTGTAGAGCGCGGTATCGTTAAAGTAGGTGAAGCGGTTGAGATCGTTGGTATCAAAGAAACCACTCAAACCACTTGTACCGGTGTTGAAATGTTCCGTAAATTACTGGACGAAGGTCGTGCGGGTGAGAACGTCGGTGTTCTGTTACGTGGTACTAAGCGTGAAGAAATCGAACGTGGTCAAGTACTGGCTAAGCCAGGTACAATCAACCCACATACCCAGTTCGTATCAGAAGTTTATATTCTGAGCAAAGATGAAGGTGGTCGTCATACTCCATTCTTCAAAGGCTACCGTCCACAGTTCTACTTCCGTACAACTGACGTGACCGGTACTATCGAACTGCCAGAAGGCGTAGAGATGGTAATGCCAGGTGATAACATTCAGATGACAGTAACGCTGATCGCGCCAATCGCGATGGACGAAGGTTTACGCTTCGCTATCCGTGAAGGTGGCCGTACTGTTGGTGCTGGTGTTGTTGCTAAGATCATCAAATAA
- the rplL gene encoding 50S ribosomal protein L7/L12, which produces MSTITKDQILDGIAALSVMEIVELISAMEEKFGVSAAALSAGPAAVVEAAEEKTEFDVILTAAGANKVAAIKAVRGATGLGLKEAKDLVEAAPAAVKEGVSKDEAEALKKALEEAGASVEVK; this is translated from the coding sequence ATGTCAACTATCACTAAAGACCAAATTTTAGACGGTATTGCAGCTCTGTCTGTAATGGAAATCGTTGAATTAATTTCTGCTATGGAAGAGAAATTCGGCGTTTCTGCAGCAGCTCTGTCTGCTGGCCCAGCTGCTGTTGTTGAAGCTGCTGAAGAGAAAACTGAATTCGATGTAATTCTGACTGCTGCTGGTGCTAACAAAGTTGCTGCTATCAAAGCAGTACGTGGCGCAACCGGTCTGGGTCTGAAAGAAGCTAAAGACTTAGTTGAAGCTGCTCCAGCTGCTGTTAAAGAAGGCGTGAGCAAAGACGAAGCTGAAGCTCTGAAGAAAGCACTGGAAGAAGCTGGTGCTTCTGTTGAGGTTAAGTAA
- a CDS encoding ATP-binding cassette domain-containing protein gives MLQLKNLELSCAKERWFRPPVWNSILHDINLKVQAGELVALVGGSGEGKSLLLQSILGLLPSTMRSSGQILIDDCIINAAQQQTLRGNTLGYIPQSVSALNPLIQTGKQIQRAAKLSGKTPSYQAMSQQLQQYNLSEQLLEQYPLSLSGGMAKRVLVSCATLSQARFILADEVTAWLDNQHAEILLNHLKSLCHQGRGVLWITHDLHLAANFADRIAVLHQGTIKEVIHSSALRHGGGSSWLQSLWQALPEQHFIHNPEPLYHAANA, from the coding sequence ATGTTACAACTAAAAAACCTTGAATTGTCCTGTGCCAAAGAGCGCTGGTTTCGCCCTCCAGTCTGGAACTCAATTTTGCATGATATCAACCTGAAAGTTCAGGCAGGTGAATTGGTTGCATTGGTTGGTGGAAGCGGGGAAGGTAAAAGTCTATTACTACAAAGCATTTTAGGATTGCTGCCTTCCACCATGCGTTCATCCGGTCAGATTTTAATTGATGACTGTATTATCAATGCTGCTCAACAACAGACCCTGAGAGGCAATACTCTGGGTTATATTCCACAAAGTGTCAGCGCTCTGAACCCTTTAATTCAAACAGGAAAGCAGATTCAACGAGCAGCAAAACTCAGTGGAAAAACACCTTCATATCAGGCTATGTCTCAACAATTACAGCAATATAATTTGTCAGAACAATTGCTGGAGCAATATCCACTATCACTCTCCGGTGGGATGGCAAAACGCGTTTTAGTGAGTTGTGCCACGCTGAGTCAGGCTCGTTTTATTCTGGCAGACGAAGTCACCGCCTGGCTGGATAATCAGCATGCAGAGATCTTACTCAACCACCTGAAAAGCTTATGTCACCAGGGCCGTGGAGTGTTGTGGATCACTCATGACCTACATCTGGCGGCTAATTTTGCCGATCGTATTGCCGTGTTACACCAAGGGACGATCAAAGAAGTTATTCACTCCAGTGCACTGCGTCATGGCGGTGGTAGCTCATGGCTTCAATCTCTGTGGCAAGCCTTACCGGAGCAGCATTTTATTCATAATCCGGAGCCGCTTTATCATGCTGCAAACGCATAA
- the nusG gene encoding transcription termination/antitermination protein NusG: MSEAPKKRWYVVQAFSGFEGRVAQSLREHIKLNEMEDQFGEVMVPTEEVVEIRGGQRRKSERKFFPGYVLVQMAMNDATWHLVRSIPRVMGFIGGTSDRPAPISDKEVDAIMNRLQQVGDKPRPKTLFEPGELVRVNDGPFADFNGVVEEVDYEKSRLKVSVSIFGRATPVELDFSQVEKG, from the coding sequence ATGTCTGAAGCCCCTAAAAAGCGTTGGTACGTAGTGCAAGCATTCTCTGGTTTTGAAGGTCGCGTAGCGCAGTCTCTGCGTGAGCACATCAAACTGAATGAGATGGAAGATCAATTTGGTGAAGTGATGGTTCCAACCGAAGAGGTTGTTGAGATTCGCGGTGGCCAACGTCGTAAAAGCGAACGTAAATTCTTCCCAGGCTATGTATTAGTTCAAATGGCGATGAACGATGCGACATGGCATCTGGTTCGTAGCATTCCACGCGTTATGGGCTTCATTGGCGGCACTTCAGACCGTCCAGCTCCGATTAGCGACAAAGAAGTTGATGCGATTATGAATCGCCTGCAACAAGTTGGCGATAAGCCACGTCCGAAAACGCTGTTTGAGCCGGGTGAACTGGTCCGTGTTAATGATGGTCCATTTGCTGACTTTAACGGTGTGGTTGAAGAAGTTGACTATGAGAAGAGCCGCCTGAAAGTATCGGTATCTATCTTTGGTCGTGCAACACCAGTTGAACTTGATTTTAGTCAGGTCGAAAAAGGCTAA
- the rplA gene encoding 50S ribosomal protein L1, whose amino-acid sequence MAKLTKRMSVIRDKVDATKQYQITEAVALLKELATAKFVESVDVAVNLGIDARKSDQNVRGATVLPHGTGRTVRVAVFTQGANAEAAKEAGADLIGMEDLAEQIKKGEMNFDVVIASPDAMRVVGQLGQVLGPRGLMPNPKVGTVTPNVAEAVKNAKAGQVRYRNDKNGIIHTTIGKVDFDADKLQENLEALLSALKKAKPSTAKGVFVKKVSLSTTMGAGVAIDQSSLSSAANV is encoded by the coding sequence ATGGCTAAGCTAACCAAGCGCATGAGCGTAATCCGTGACAAAGTTGACGCAACTAAACAGTATCAAATTACTGAAGCTGTTGCTCTGCTGAAAGAATTAGCAACTGCTAAATTCGTTGAAAGTGTAGACGTTGCCGTAAACCTCGGTATCGATGCTCGTAAATCTGACCAAAACGTCCGTGGTGCAACTGTACTGCCACACGGTACTGGTCGTACCGTTCGTGTAGCTGTATTTACTCAGGGTGCAAACGCTGAAGCAGCTAAAGAAGCTGGTGCAGATCTGATCGGTATGGAAGATTTAGCAGAACAAATCAAAAAAGGCGAAATGAACTTCGACGTAGTTATTGCTTCTCCGGATGCAATGCGCGTTGTAGGTCAATTAGGCCAGGTATTAGGTCCACGTGGTCTGATGCCAAACCCGAAAGTGGGTACTGTTACTCCTAACGTTGCTGAAGCGGTTAAGAACGCTAAAGCTGGTCAGGTTCGTTATCGTAATGATAAGAACGGTATTATCCATACCACTATCGGTAAAGTTGACTTTGATGCAGATAAACTGCAAGAGAACTTAGAAGCTCTGCTGTCTGCTCTGAAGAAAGCTAAACCATCTACAGCTAAAGGTGTTTTTGTTAAGAAAGTTAGCCTGTCAACCACCATGGGTGCTGGCGTAGCTATCGATCAAAGCAGCCTGAGCTCAGCAGCGAACGTTTAA
- a CDS encoding ATP-binding cassette domain-containing protein, with the protein MLQTHNLSIIQGETTLWHELNLSVSPGERLGIFAPSGYGKTTLGRVLAGWQLPTKGHITLDNQPLPLKGYCPVQLVPQHPERTFNPARTTGAALYDVWQPGNEWLEALAIDPELLTRYPSEVSGGELARIALLRALAPKTRFLIADEITAQLDPLMQAQTWRFILQQSQQRNLGMVIISHSKALLEQVCTQVWQSEP; encoded by the coding sequence ATGCTGCAAACGCATAACTTAAGCATCATTCAAGGGGAAACCACTCTTTGGCATGAACTTAATTTGTCCGTATCTCCTGGGGAACGACTGGGTATCTTCGCCCCCAGCGGTTATGGTAAAACCACACTGGGTAGAGTATTAGCTGGCTGGCAACTGCCAACGAAAGGTCATATCACATTAGATAACCAGCCATTGCCTCTCAAAGGCTACTGTCCGGTACAACTGGTTCCACAACACCCTGAACGTACATTCAATCCAGCCAGAACCACCGGTGCCGCTCTGTATGACGTTTGGCAACCGGGAAATGAGTGGCTGGAAGCATTGGCGATTGATCCTGAATTATTAACACGTTATCCATCAGAAGTTTCCGGTGGCGAACTCGCTCGTATTGCCCTTCTCAGAGCTCTGGCCCCAAAAACACGGTTTCTGATTGCTGATGAAATAACCGCTCAACTGGACCCGCTGATGCAAGCTCAAACCTGGCGTTTCATTTTGCAGCAGAGCCAACAACGCAATTTAGGCATGGTTATTATTAGCCATAGCAAAGCACTGTTAGAGCAGGTGTGTACGCAAGTCTGGCAATCTGAGCCGTAA
- the rplK gene encoding 50S ribosomal protein L11, translated as MAKKVQAYVKLQVAAGMANPSPPVGPALGQQGVNIMEFCKAFNAKTESIEKGLPIPVVITVYADRSFTFVTKTPPAAVLLKKAAGIKSGSGVPNKTKVGTVTNAQVREIAQTKAADMTGADVDAMVRSIEGTARSMGLVVEG; from the coding sequence ATGGCTAAGAAGGTCCAAGCCTACGTTAAGCTGCAAGTTGCAGCTGGTATGGCAAACCCAAGTCCACCAGTTGGTCCAGCTCTGGGTCAACAAGGCGTGAACATCATGGAATTCTGTAAAGCGTTCAATGCTAAAACTGAAAGCATTGAAAAAGGCTTACCAATTCCTGTGGTAATCACCGTTTATGCAGACCGTTCTTTCACGTTTGTTACTAAGACTCCTCCAGCGGCTGTTCTTCTGAAGAAAGCTGCAGGTATTAAGTCTGGTTCTGGCGTTCCAAACAAAACTAAAGTTGGAACTGTTACAAACGCGCAAGTTCGTGAAATTGCACAAACTAAAGCCGCGGATATGACTGGTGCTGATGTAGACGCTATGGTGCGTTCTATTGAAGGTACTGCTCGTTCCATGGGCCTGGTAGTGGAGGGTTAA
- a CDS encoding ABC transporter permease, with amino-acid sequence MLLSILLFLGIHSNYQDITLNLLSRRSAPSLQFWFGTDNLGRDLWLRCLQGMMTSIQIGFITALCSGFLALVIAVLSQLSKSMDYLIRMLIDTFIALPHLLLLILICFTFGGGKWGVIIAVSLTHWPKLALILRSELLRIGQADYILLAQRTGLSRWQCCYKHYLPLLLPQLLVGSLLIFPHAVLHSAGLSFLGFGLEPHEPSLGLLLSDALRYLSSGDWWLAVYPGLTLVILVLTIDQLARSLQKVWLRKSSCYN; translated from the coding sequence ATGTTACTTAGCATCCTGCTGTTTCTGGGAATTCACAGCAACTATCAGGACATTACTCTGAATCTGCTTAGCCGCCGCAGTGCTCCTTCTCTACAGTTTTGGTTTGGTACTGATAATTTGGGTCGTGACCTGTGGTTACGCTGCTTGCAAGGTATGATGACCAGCATACAAATCGGTTTTATCACTGCGTTATGCAGTGGTTTTCTGGCGCTGGTTATTGCTGTTCTCAGCCAGTTAAGCAAAAGCATGGATTACCTTATTCGCATGCTGATTGATACGTTTATTGCCCTGCCCCATTTGCTGTTATTGATTCTGATCTGTTTTACTTTTGGTGGGGGAAAATGGGGCGTGATTATTGCCGTCTCTCTGACCCATTGGCCCAAACTGGCGCTGATTCTGCGTTCAGAACTATTACGAATCGGTCAGGCTGACTATATCTTGCTGGCTCAGCGTACCGGCCTCAGCCGCTGGCAATGCTGTTATAAACACTATCTGCCGCTGTTGTTACCTCAACTGTTAGTGGGGTCGCTACTAATTTTCCCTCATGCAGTGCTACATAGCGCCGGACTTAGCTTTCTTGGATTTGGGCTTGAGCCTCATGAGCCTTCGCTGGGATTGCTGTTATCCGATGCCCTGCGCTATTTGAGCAGCGGCGACTGGTGGCTGGCGGTTTATCCCGGCCTGACTCTGGTCATTCTGGTTCTGACTATCGATCAATTAGCCCGTAGCCTGCAAAAAGTCTGGCTAAGGAAATCATCATGTTACAACTAA
- the rplJ gene encoding 50S ribosomal protein L10, with the protein MALNLQDKQAIVAEVSEVAKGALSAVVADSRGVTVAKMTELRKAGREAGVYMRVVRNTLMRRVVDGTPFECLKDTFVGPTLIAFSTEHPGAAARLFKAFAKENTKFEVKAAAFEGELITAANIDRLATLPTYDEAIARLMGTMKEAAAGKLARTLAALRDQKQAA; encoded by the coding sequence ATGGCATTAAATCTTCAAGACAAACAAGCGATTGTTGCTGAAGTTAGCGAAGTAGCCAAGGGTGCGCTGTCTGCAGTAGTTGCGGATTCCCGCGGCGTTACTGTAGCTAAAATGACTGAACTGCGTAAAGCAGGTCGTGAAGCTGGCGTATATATGCGTGTTGTTCGTAACACCTTAATGCGTCGCGTAGTTGACGGTACTCCATTCGAGTGCCTGAAAGACACGTTTGTTGGTCCAACCTTAATTGCATTTTCTACTGAACATCCGGGCGCAGCAGCTCGTTTATTCAAAGCGTTTGCTAAAGAGAATACAAAATTTGAGGTTAAAGCAGCAGCCTTTGAAGGTGAGTTGATTACTGCGGCAAATATTGACCGCTTAGCAACCTTACCAACCTACGACGAAGCAATCGCACGCCTGATGGGAACCATGAAAGAAGCCGCTGCCGGCAAATTGGCTCGTACCTTGGCTGCGTTGCGCGATCAGAAACAAGCAGCTTAA
- a CDS encoding ABC transporter substrate-binding protein — translation MKSRLSFFALCLLTAAASTSVIAQNHTLKLAIGAEPSEGFDPLLGWSHGSYVLLHSPLLRQNADLSWQPVLVNSYKLSDDGLTWTVHLKPDLKFSDGSPLTADDVVFSYNQAAISGGKADMGSFQQAKTIDKQTLTIQLKHPESTFINVLGALGIVPQAKYGRDFARQPIGAGPYKLTSLQPGQQLIVEANPYYVGKKNDFDKLVFVFLDQDSAYAAASSGKLDLVRVPQTLANQPVNNMKLLVQPSVENRGIMFPMIPAGKKDAQGNDIGNNITADIAIRQAINYAVDRQLLASQLFDGHATPAYTAVKGLPWDNPETQFKDGDIEKARQILQQAGWVSKNPDGIREKNGTPAKLTLWYASGDSTRRDLAQAFSSMLKPIGIEVTLKSGSWETVERYMHANPTLFGWGSLDPMELYHHYSSKLQGEGYFNPGYYANAKVDKHLQQAIETPNWQAATPIWQKVDWDGTTGVGIKGDAAWAWLINLNHTYLVNPCVSLGQGAPEAHGDWTVLNNLENWSWTCK, via the coding sequence ATGAAGTCCAGGTTATCCTTTTTTGCACTTTGCCTGCTAACAGCAGCGGCCTCTACGTCTGTTATAGCACAAAACCACACGTTAAAACTGGCCATAGGCGCAGAACCGTCTGAAGGCTTTGATCCGTTACTGGGCTGGAGTCACGGTAGCTACGTGTTACTTCACAGCCCGTTGTTGCGACAAAATGCTGACCTGAGCTGGCAACCGGTATTGGTTAATAGCTATAAGTTGAGTGATGACGGCCTGACCTGGACGGTGCATCTGAAACCTGATTTAAAATTTTCTGATGGTTCACCGTTAACCGCTGATGACGTAGTGTTTTCCTATAATCAGGCAGCGATTAGCGGTGGCAAAGCCGATATGGGCAGTTTTCAGCAGGCTAAAACGATTGATAAACAAACGCTAACCATTCAGCTTAAACACCCTGAAAGTACCTTTATCAATGTGCTTGGTGCGCTGGGCATTGTCCCGCAAGCAAAATATGGCAGAGACTTTGCCCGCCAGCCTATTGGTGCAGGCCCTTATAAACTAACCAGTTTACAACCAGGACAACAGTTAATTGTTGAAGCAAACCCTTACTACGTGGGTAAAAAGAATGACTTCGACAAACTGGTATTTGTATTTTTAGATCAGGATAGCGCCTATGCCGCAGCCAGCAGCGGCAAACTGGATTTAGTTCGCGTTCCACAAACGTTGGCTAACCAGCCCGTGAATAATATGAAACTATTGGTTCAGCCGAGTGTTGAAAACCGAGGCATCATGTTTCCGATGATTCCGGCAGGTAAAAAAGATGCTCAAGGTAATGATATCGGTAATAACATCACTGCTGATATAGCCATTCGTCAGGCAATTAACTATGCCGTCGACCGCCAGCTTCTGGCCAGCCAACTGTTTGACGGGCATGCAACTCCGGCTTATACCGCTGTCAAAGGGCTTCCATGGGACAACCCTGAAACACAATTCAAAGATGGGGATATTGAAAAAGCCCGTCAAATTCTGCAACAGGCTGGATGGGTTAGCAAAAACCCTGACGGGATTCGCGAGAAAAATGGCACCCCAGCTAAGCTGACTCTCTGGTATGCCAGTGGTGACAGCACCCGTCGCGATCTGGCGCAGGCTTTTAGCTCAATGCTAAAACCAATAGGTATTGAAGTTACCCTCAAATCAGGCAGTTGGGAAACGGTAGAACGCTACATGCACGCGAATCCAACCCTGTTTGGCTGGGGAAGTCTGGATCCAATGGAACTGTATCATCACTACTCCAGCAAATTGCAAGGAGAAGGCTATTTTAATCCGGGCTACTACGCCAATGCTAAAGTGGATAAACATTTGCAGCAGGCCATAGAAACCCCGAACTGGCAAGCGGCAACCCCTATCTGGCAAAAAGTTGACTGGGACGGAACCACCGGTGTAGGTATTAAAGGCGATGCAGCCTGGGCATGGTTGATTAACCTGAATCATACTTATCTGGTTAATCCCTGTGTTAGCTTAGGTCAGGGTGCCCCGGAAGCCCATGGCGACTGGACAGTGCTCAATAATCTTGAGAACTGGAGCTGGACCTGTAAGTAA
- a CDS encoding ABC transporter permease, with protein MRQLPLLSLRLISLLLMVAAGTFVLLSFSPVDPIRAYIGNDLLHVPPEQYAQIAARWGLDQPLWQRFLLWLKQLLQGDLGYSMVYNAPVTEVITQRFLTSFMLLASAWILSGVSGIALGLIAGRYLNRWPDSIIRTLCYLLSSLPTFWIGILLLAFFSVKLEWAPICCAWPPGLTGSEATVIQRLHHLILPTIALGLLGVGNIALHTRSRIEEVTQSEFIYYAHAQGDKGWSLIRFHMLRHALTPAICLQFASLGELLGGALLAEKVFAYPGLGQATIDAGLRGDVPLLLGIVLFITLLVFIGNTCAAILLNHINAPLRRVQ; from the coding sequence ATGCGCCAGTTGCCACTGCTTAGTTTAAGACTTATCAGCCTGCTGCTTATGGTGGCAGCAGGTACCTTTGTTTTACTGAGTTTTTCTCCAGTAGATCCTATTCGAGCCTATATCGGTAACGACTTGCTGCATGTTCCACCTGAGCAATATGCACAAATCGCCGCCCGTTGGGGTTTGGATCAACCGCTATGGCAGCGTTTTCTTCTCTGGTTAAAACAGTTATTACAGGGCGACCTTGGTTACTCCATGGTGTATAACGCACCTGTTACTGAAGTTATTACCCAGCGATTTCTTACCTCCTTCATGCTGCTGGCATCTGCCTGGATTCTCTCTGGTGTATCAGGCATTGCGTTAGGGCTTATCGCCGGTCGTTATCTGAATCGTTGGCCCGACAGTATTATTCGCACCTTGTGTTATCTGCTGTCTTCATTACCCACTTTCTGGATTGGTATTCTACTGCTGGCGTTTTTTTCAGTAAAACTGGAATGGGCTCCTATCTGCTGCGCCTGGCCACCGGGATTAACAGGAAGTGAAGCTACCGTGATTCAGCGCCTTCATCATCTGATTTTGCCCACCATTGCTTTAGGATTGCTAGGTGTGGGGAATATTGCCCTGCATACTCGTTCCCGTATTGAAGAAGTGACTCAAAGCGAATTTATTTATTACGCCCATGCACAAGGCGACAAAGGCTGGTCGTTGATTAGATTTCATATGCTGCGCCACGCACTAACCCCTGCTATCTGTCTGCAATTTGCCTCGCTGGGAGAATTGCTAGGTGGTGCACTGTTGGCCGAAAAGGTATTTGCCTATCCCGGGTTAGGTCAGGCTACGATTGATGCGGGACTACGTGGTGATGTGCCGCTATTACTGGGCATTGTGTTATTTATCACTTTACTGGTGTTTATTGGTAATACCTGCGCTGCAATATTACTAAATCACATTAATGCGCCGCTGCGGAGGGTTCAGTGA